CCCGCGTTGTTCACCAGCACGTCCAGCCGCCCGAACGCCTCCGCCGCCCCGTCGATCAGCTCACGGCACTGGTCGGGGTCGCGGACGTCGCACACCACACCCCGCACCCGCCCCGGCGCCTTCGCCTCCAGCTCCGCCACCGCCTGCTCCAACCGCGCGGGGGTCGCCGAGCCGATCGTCACCCGGGCCCCGCGCTCCAAGAGCGCTTCGGCGATCGCCCGGCCGATCCCCCGGCTGCCGCCCGTGACGACCGCCGCCTTGCCCTCCAGCCACGCCATGGTTCCTCCTCGAGTGGTGATCGGTCGAGGCGCAGTTTAATCGCTCCCGCGATCTTCCGCCACCACGCCCGGGCCGCTACTTTACCCCACCATGGAGATCCAGGGCAGGGTCGCACTCGTCACGGGTGGCGCCCGCCGCCTCGGCCGCGAACTCGCCCTCGCCCTCGCACGTGCGGGCGCGGACGTCGTCATCAACTACCACCGCTCCGCCACCGAGGCCGAGGCGACCGTCCAGGACATCGTGGCGCTCGGCCGCCGCGCCATCGCCGTCCAGGGAGACGTCAGCCGCAGCGCCGACGTGAACACCCTGATCCGGCGCACGGCCGAGGTGTTCGGGCGACTCGACATCCTGGTCAACAGCGCCTCCACCTTCGAGCAGGCCCCGCTCCTCGCCGTGGACGAAGCGGCGTGGGACCGGGTGCTCGCCGTCAACCTCAAAGGGCCGTTCCTCCTCAGCCAGGCCGCCGTGCCCCTCCTCCGTCAGGACGGTGGCGGCGTCATCATCAACCTCGCCGACCTGTCCGCGTTGCAACCCTGGCCGAGTTATCCGCATCACAGCGTATCGAAGGCAGGCCTCGTCCACCTCACGCGCGTGCTCGCACGCGCGCTCGCGCCCGATATCCGCGCGAACTGCATCGCGCCGGGCTCCGTGCTGCCGCCGGACGACGCCACCGAGGAGGAGATCCGGGCGTCCCGGGACCGCACCGTGCTCAAACGGCTCGGCCGCCCCGAGAACGTCACCCGAGCCCTCCTCTACCTGATCGAGAACGATTACGTGACCGGCGAGACCCTCGTGGTGGACGGGGGAAGGATGCTGCTCTAGCGGTGTATCATCCGGCATGGCGACCCGGTTCCTGGTCTCGGCACTGGCGGCCGTTGTGGTGGCCTCCGCGGCGGGGGGCGGCCTGGTCACGGCCACCGTCCACAGCGACTGCCCGCCCGTCTCGGCCCTCAAGGCCTACCGGCCGCCGCAGGCGAGCCGCGTCTTCACCGAGGACGGCCAGCTCCTGGCCGACCTTTCGCCCCAACGCCGCATCGTGGTGGGGCTCGACCGCATCCCGGCCATCGTCCGGGACGGGTTCGTGGCCGTCGAGGACCGCCGGTTCTGGAAACACGACGGAGTGGACCTCCGGGGCGTCGCCCGGGCGCTCTGGCGGGACCTCACTTCGCTCTCCCTGAAGGAGGGCTTCAGCACGATCCCGATGCAGCTCGCGCGGAACGTCTTCCCGGAGCAGCTCCCGCGCTCCGAGAAGTTCACGCGCAAGATCTGCGAGATCCGGCTCGCCCGGCAGATCGAGGACGAGTTCACCAAGCGCGAGATCCTCGAGCTCTACCTGAACCAGATCTACCTGGGCGGCGGGCTGTACGGCGTCGAGGCCGCGGCCCAGGGCTACTTCGGCAAGGAGATCTCCCGCGTCACGCCCGCCGAGGCCGCGCTCCTCATCGCGCTGGTCCGGAGCCCCGAGGGCTACAACCCGCGCAAGAACCCGCTCCTGGCCATCGAGCGCCGCAACATCGTGCTGGACGTGTTGAAGCGCGAAGGCGTCCTCACAGAGGCCGAGGCCGAGCGGGCCAAGACCGAGCCGCTGCGCCTGGCCCCGCCGCTCGAGGCCGCGGGCCGGGCGCCCTACGCCATCGCCGCCATCCGCCGCGAGCTGCGGGAGCGCTTCGGACCCGACGCGGACATCCGCGGGCTCCGCGTTTACACCGGTCTCGACCCCGCCCTCCAGCGGGCTGCGCAGGAGGCGCTGGTCAAGCAGATCGAGCGGATCGAGTCCGGCGCCTACGGCCGCTACCGCCACCCGGTCCCCGGCAACGGCGCGGCGCCGGCGGACAGCGCGGCCTCGCCGTACCTCCAGGGTATGCTCGTCGCCATCGATCCGCACGACGGCCGCATCCGGGCGCTCGTCGGCGGCCGGGACTTCGCCCTCTCCCAGTTCGACCGCGCGCTCCAGGCGCGCCGGCAACCCGGCTCCGCCTTCAAGCCCATCGTCTACGCAGCGGCACTCCAGCAGCGTATCCCGCCCACCACCCGCATCGACGCGGCGCCGGTCAGCATCGACAACGCCGGCTCCCCCGTCTGGCAGCCGGCCGAC
This genomic stretch from bacterium harbors:
- a CDS encoding short-chain dehydrogenase; the encoded protein is MEIQGRVALVTGGARRLGRELALALARAGADVVINYHRSATEAEATVQDIVALGRRAIAVQGDVSRSADVNTLIRRTAEVFGRLDILVNSASTFEQAPLLAVDEAAWDRVLAVNLKGPFLLSQAAVPLLRQDGGGVIINLADLSALQPWPSYPHHSVSKAGLVHLTRVLARALAPDIRANCIAPGSVLPPDDATEEEIRASRDRTVLKRLGRPENVTRALLYLIENDYVTGETLVVDGGRMLL